Proteins from a genomic interval of Sugiyamaella lignohabitans strain CBS 10342 chromosome C, complete sequence:
- the BRE1 gene encoding E3 ubiquitin-protein ligase BRE1 (E3 ubiquitin ligase; forms heterodimer with Rad6p to monoubiquinate histone H2B-K123, which is required for the subsequent methylation of histone H3-K4 and H3-K79; required for DSBR, transcription, silencing, and checkpoint control; interacts with RNA-binding protein Npl3p, linking histone ubiquitination to mRNA processing; Bre1p-dependent histone ubiquitination promotes pre-mRNA splicing; GO_component: GO:0000790 - nuclear chromatin [Evidence IDA] [PMID 12876294]; GO_component: GO:0005634 - nucleus [Evidence IEA,IEA]; GO_function: GO:0003688 - DNA replication origin binding [Evidence IDA] [PMID 23103252]; GO_function: GO:0016874 - ligase activity [Evidence IEA]; GO_function: GO:0046872 - metal ion binding [Evidence IEA,IEA]; GO_function: GO:0004842 - ubiquitin-protein transferase activity [Evidence IDA,IMP] [PMID 19531475]; GO_function: GO:0008270 - zinc ion binding [Evidence IEA]; GO_process: GO:0016568 - chromatin modification [Evidence IEA]; GO_process: GO:0006348 - chromatin silencing at telomere [Evidence IMP] [PMID 12535539]; GO_process: GO:0000724 - double-strand break repair via homologous recombination [Evidence IGI] [PMID 16783014]; GO_process: GO:0010390 - histone monoubiquitination [Evidence IMP] [PMID 12535538]; GO_process: GO:0010390 - histone monoubiquitination [Evidence IMP] [PMID 12535539]; GO_process: GO:0016574 - histone ubiquitination [Evidence IMP] [PMID 23103252]; GO_process: GO:0031573 - intra-S DNA damage checkpoint [Evidence IMP] [PMID 15632126]; GO_process: GO:0042138 - meiotic DNA double-strand break formation [Evidence IMP] [PMID 15280549]; GO_process: GO:0031571 - mitotic G1 DNA damage checkpoint [Evidence IMP] [PMID 16166626]; GO_process: GO:0031571 - mitotic G1 DNA damage checkpoint [Evidence IMP] [PMID 16783014]; GO_process: GO:0016567 - protein ubiquitination [Evidence IEA]; GO_process: GO:0030174 - regulation of DNA-dependent DNA replication initiation [Evidence IMP] [PMID 23103252]; GO_process: GO:0000722 - telomere maintenance via recombination [Evidence IGI] [PMID 23390378]; GO_process: GO:0006366 - transcription from RNA polymerase II promoter [Evidence IGI] [PMID 15632065]; GO_process: GO:0006366 - transcription from RNA polymerase II promoter [Evidence IPI] [PMID 19531475]) — protein sequence MEEDKKRTLDQSAALTNGHDEPQKKRPLLNNDANRRLSTQEPLGPLTVEDIAQFQKEAIFRQMKAYKRERDLLEDKSVILEKRYSSLEKSFISLDEWWVQLLDTLFPNGSSSSDEVVSLLQFSLNDVEEESDEFKENLEAKNTLIKARISAWVKSHPPNSSTEAEIKESLAKVSQALHSVRTQNQALVSSKSVLTAQVEDLKEKYLSAEKKLERYESPSVARVQQSVIKREDSTDEVDEKSSTDSGKDGNESGAAASVETLAELEKLKTALDNSEATVTKQNDHIKEFEAQISTLNNQIQSLNARLINLPKEDLEKSEIVRSLWLRNDELKKTVDTLKATNEKLDSERSKLRVGQEEFESKIRNEYRTKKESLEQQITKLEQDVARIRSARDDLLSEVNIKKAAESERKKAFEELNSLVSIREARIKTLEEEIARLKDQSDSTASLTKSAISEQINGAANDSDKLELAINLAEKLQRQNKSLLAELPGLEQAFAQAHAKVTSKANDVVEQEALVNKLKAEKVRADEKYFSAMRAKDQLTNENNRLKSQLNKSADLIQQLKELETTHTQTITSLRKQIDELNKAHESHNHDIQASKRSLSERQYRIDSASRHIEQLKEEVRHKTDAVKKEIDSRHSLEIEIEKLKRQVEAKRLTTAGGGSAAEEQLEALRSIAICSLCSKNWKDTAIKVCGHVFCSDCAKDRLNARLRKCPMCNKQYSFNDLLPVHL from the coding sequence ATGGAAGAAGATAAAAAGCGAACATTAGATCAGTCAGCTGCCTTGACAAACGGTCATGACGaaccacaaaaaaaacGGCCCCTGTTAAATAATGACGCTAACAGGCGATTATCTACACAAGAACCGTTGGGTCCTTTGACGGTGGAAGATATCGCTCAGTTCCAGAAGGAGGCTATCTTCAGACAAATGAAAGCTTACAAGCGTGAGCGTGATTTACTTGAAGATAAGAGCGTCATTCTGGAGAAACGGTATTCTTCTCTCGAAAAGTCATTCATTTCATTAGACGAATGGTGGGTCCAACTGCTAGATACTCTGTTTCCAAACGGATCCAGTAGTAGCGACGAGGTAGTCTCGTTGCTACAGTTTTCCTTGAATGatgtagaagaagaatcagaCGAGTTCAAAGAGAATTTAGAAGCCAAAAACACGCTTATCAAGGCTCGTATCAGTGCATGGGTAAAATCACACCCCCCTAATTCATCAACTGAAGCCGAGATCAAAGAATCTTTAGCAAAAGTTAGCCAAGCGTTACATTCGGTACGAACACAAAATCAAGCATTAGTTTCGTCGAAATCTGTTTTAACAGCTCAAGTCGAAGACTTAAAAGAAAAGTATTTATCAGCCGAAAAGAAATTAGAGCGATACGAGTCGCCTTCAGTTGCCAGAGTCCAGCAATCAGTCATTAAAAGAGAAGACTCAACTGATGAGGTAGATGAAAAATCTAGCACAGACTCTGGTAAAGACGGAAACGAATCgggagctgctgcttctgtgGAAACTTTGGCCGAACTCGAAAAGCTGAAAACGGCTCTCGACAACTCCGAGGCAACTGTCACCAAACAAAACGATCATATCAAAGAGTTTGAAGCGCAAATCAGTACACTAAACAACCAAATACAGAGTCTAAATGCCAGACTAATCAATTTACCAAAAGAAGATTTGGAAAAATCGGAAATCGTCAGGTCTCTGTGGCTCCGAAACGACGAGCTCAAAAAGACTGTAGACACCCTCAAGGCAACTAATGAAAAATTAGACAGCGAGCGATCCAAGCTACGAGTGGGTCAGGAGGAATTCGAAAGCAAGATTCGAAATGAATATAGAACCAAAAAGGAATCTCTAGAACAACAAATTACAAAACTAGAACAGGACGTTGCTCGTATTCGAAGTGCTCGAGACGACCTCCTATCCGAGGTCAACATCAAAAAAGCCGCAGAATCAGAACGCAAAAAGGCCTTTGAGGAACTAAACTCACTGGTATCGATCCGTGAAGCGCGCATTAAAACACTAGAAGAGGAGATTGCACGTTTAAAAGACCAGTCCGACTCGACTGCTTCATTAACGAAAAGCGCTATTTCCGAGCAAATCAATGGCGCTGCCAATGACTCGGATAAACTCGAACTGGCTATCAATTTAGCTGAAAAGTTACAAAGACAGAACAAAAGTCTTCTTGCCGAACTTCCTGGACTTGAACAAGCATTCGCTCAAGCACACGCCAAAGTGACATCGAAAGCCAATGACGTGGTTGAACAAGAGGCTCTTGTAAATAAGTTAAAGGCTGAGAAAGTGCGTGCTGATGAAAAGTATTTCTCAGCCATGCGAGCCAAGGACCAACTGACCAACGAGAACAACCGGCTTAAATCACAACTCAATAAAAGTGCCGATCTCATCCAACAACTAAAGGAACTGGAAACCACACACACCCAGACCATCACCTCACTCCGAAAGCAAATCGACGAGTTAAACAAAGCCCACGAGTCACATAACCACGATATCCAGGCGTCCAAACGGTCACTCAGCGAACGCCAGTACCGGATCGACTCTGCATCACGACACATTGAACAActcaaagaagaagttcGTCACAAAACCGATGCTGTTAAAAAAGAGATCGATTCACGTCACAGCTTAGAAATCGAGATCGAGAAGCTCAAGCGACAAGTCGAGGCCAAACGACTCACCACAGCCGGCGGCGGTTCAGCCGCCGAAGAGCAATTAGAAGCCCTACGGTCCATCGCCATCTGCTCACTGTGCTCCAAAAACTGGAAAGACACGGCCATCAAAGTATGTGGCCACGTCTTCTGCAGCGACTGCGCCAAAGACCGACTCAACGCGCGTCTCCGCAAATGTCCCATGTGCAACAAGCAGTACTCCTTTAACGACCTCCTCCCCGTCCATCTGTAG
- the YMC1 gene encoding Ymc1p (Putative mitochondrial inner membrane transporter; proposed role in oleate metabolism and glutamate biosynthesis; member of the mitochondrial carrier (MCF) family; localizes to vacuole in response to H2O2; YMC1 has a paralog, YMC2, that arose from the whole genome duplication; GO_component: GO:0000324 - fungal-type vacuole [Evidence IDA] [PMID 23509072]; GO_component: GO:0016021 - integral component of membrane [Evidence IEA]; GO_component: GO:0016021 - integral component of membrane [Evidence ISM] [PMID 12192589]; GO_component: GO:0016020 - membrane [Evidence IEA]; GO_component: GO:0005743 - mitochondrial inner membrane [Evidence IEA,IEA]; GO_component: GO:0005739 - mitochondrion [Evidence IEA]; GO_component: GO:0005739 - mitochondrion [Evidence IDA] [PMID 16140254]; GO_component: GO:0005739 - mitochondrion [Evidence IDA] [PMID 16823961]; GO_function: GO:0005342 - organic acid transmembrane transporter activity [Evidence IGI,ISS] [PMID 16140254]; GO_process: GO:0006839 - mitochondrial transport [Evidence IGI] [PMID 16140254]; GO_process: GO:0006810 - transport [Evidence IEA]) — MAEVGRPDNSISRKVKDTGAGFVGGAVQVLVGQPFDLVKVRLQTGQFSSGVEAVTQTLKNEGLSAFYKGTTAPLIGVGACVSVQFYAFHEAKRQLLSYNQRTNNSPHQLTYPQFYIAGATAGLANSFIASPVEHLRILIQTQKDAKYKGPFDAAKHIRQKYGIAGLYRGFTVTLLREVQAYGVWFLTFEYLMAREMAKPEVASRKDIPAWKLMAFGGLAGEALWLASYPLDVIKSQVQGHPFGSRLTAIDAAKTTFQKSGIKGFWRGIVPTLLRAIPASASTFASVELTLRLLG; from the coding sequence ATGGCGGAAGTAGGACGTCCTGATAATTCTATTTCGCGGAAGGTGAAAGACACTGGTGCTGGGTTTGTGGGTGGAGCCGtgcaggtgctggtgggCCAGCCATTTGATCTGGTGAAAGTGCGACTTCAGACTGGTCAGTTCAGTTCGGGGGTTGAGGCGGTCACTCAGACCCTGAAAAATGAAGGGTTGAGTGCTTTTTATAAAGGAACTACTGCTCCGTTGATAGGTGTAGGGGCGTGTGTATCGGTGCAATTCTACGCATTCCATGAAGCCAAACGACAGCTGCTATCCTATAACCAACGAACAAACAACTCGCCTCATCAATTGACATATCCTCAATTCTACATCGCGGGAGCAACAGCCGGTCTTGCTAACAGTTTTATTGCCTCGCCAGTCGAACATTTAAGAATTCTCattcaaactcaaaaagATGCCAAGTATAAAGGACCGtttgatgctgctaaacATATCCGCCAGAAATACGGCATTGCTGGTCTGTACCGCGGGTTCACCGTGACTCTTCTTCGTGAAGTACAAGCATACGGAGTGTGGTTTCTGACGTTCGAGTACCTAATGGCACGAGAAATGGCGAAACCAGAAGTGGCCAGTCGAAAAGACATTCCTGCCTGGAAACTCATGGCATTCGGCGGTCTGGCAGGTGAAGCGCTATGGCTGGCTTCGTACCCCTTAGACGTCATCAAAAGCCAAGTCCAGGGCCACCCATTCGGATCGCGACTCACCGCAATCGATGCCGCCAAAACCACCTTCCAAAAAAGCGGCATCAAAGGGTTCTGGCGAGGCATCGTGCCCACCCTCTTACGAGCCATCCCTGCCTCGGCGTCCACATTCGCGTCCGTAGAACTCACGCTCCGTCTCCTCGGATAA
- the SLG1 gene encoding Slg1p (Sensor-transducer of the stress-activated PKC1-MPK1 kinase pathway; involved in maintenance of cell wall integrity; required for mitophagy; involved in organization of the actin cytoskeleton; secretory pathway Wsc1p is required for the arrest of secretion response; GO_component: GO:0005935 - cellular bud neck [Evidence IDA] [PMID 17761172]; GO_component: GO:0016021 - integral component of membrane [Evidence IEA]; GO_component: GO:0043332 - mating projection tip [Evidence IDA] [PMID 19053807]; GO_component: GO:0016020 - membrane [Evidence IEA]; GO_component: GO:0005886 - plasma membrane [Evidence IEA,IEA]; GO_component: GO:0005886 - plasma membrane [Evidence IDA] [PMID 9391108]; GO_function: GO:0004888 - transmembrane signaling receptor activity [Evidence IGI,ISS] [PMID 10430578]; GO_process: GO:0007266 - Rho protein signal transduction [Evidence IMP] [PMID 10348843]; GO_process: GO:0007266 - Rho protein signal transduction [Evidence IMP] [PMID 10508863]; GO_process: GO:0030036 - actin cytoskeleton organization [Evidence IMP] [PMID 10508863]; GO_process: GO:0007049 - cell cycle [Evidence IEA]; GO_process: GO:0030010 - establishment of cell polarity [Evidence IMP] [PMID 10508863]; GO_process: GO:0030010 - establishment of cell polarity [Evidence IMP] [PMID 24326069]; GO_process: GO:0031505 - fungal-type cell wall organization [Evidence IMP] [PMID 10348843]; GO_process: GO:0030242 - peroxisome degradation [Evidence IMP] [PMID 20385774]; GO_process: GO:0045807 - positive regulation of endocytosis [Evidence IMP] [PMID 14593073]; GO_process: GO:0045807 - positive regulation of endocytosis [Evidence IMP] [PMID 24326069]; GO_process: GO:0009408 - response to heat [Evidence IMP] [PMID 10348843]; GO_process: GO:0009408 - response to heat [Evidence IMP] [PMID 10508863]; GO_process: GO:0006970 - response to osmotic stress [Evidence IGI] [PMID 14871941]; GO_process: GO:0006950 - response to stress [Evidence IEA]): MVRLRTVAIAAFAGLVSGQTFQGCYNSAGSMVSNGTYTWQSKSHCSTACSALGYSIIATHNGNECYCGNSLPPSSDKVDQNQCNVVCTGYGNEMCGSASTFSVYSIADTTSTDPDTSSSSAAGSSATGGSSTSPSGSSTASSVSSASASNPSGSGSSSTKTSSSDTSSASGSSTSPSLSSSQSSQSSSSQSSSASSSSSSASSASDSSSSGKTTASANKNHGSKISGGAIAGIVIGVVAALAIIGATLVFLKKRRSSYDHYSPSTSPDRFKEPFGVRPPDLPFGGPPPRYGMSSDEALAAGAGHQIDQRLNPVMLGERRISVGSLADARDYSRKILRVANPDDDA; encoded by the coding sequence ATGGTCAGGCTACGGACGGTAGCGATCGCGGCTTTCGCGGGCCTGGTGTCAGGCCAGACATTTCAGGGATGCTATAACTCGGCAGGAAGTATGGTGTCGAACGGCACTTATACGTGGCAGTCAAAATCGCACTGTTCCACGGCGTGTTCGGCCCTGGGGTACAGCATAATTGCCACTCATAATGGAAACGAGTGTTATTGCGGTAATAGTTTACCGCCGTCAAGTGATAAGGTCGACCAGAACCAGTGTAATGTGGTCTGTACGGGCTATGGCAACGAAATGTGTGGTAGTGCAAGCACGTTTTCCGTTTATTCAATCGCCGATACTACCAGTACAGACCCTGATACCAGCAGTTCGTCCGCTGCTGGATCCAGTGCTACTGGTGGCTCGTCAACCAGTCCAAGTGGCAGTTCAACTGCTTCGTCGGTTTCGTCTGCTTCTGCTAGTAATCCTAGTGGTTCGGGCTCTTCAAGTACGAAAACATCGTCTTCTGATacctcatcagcatcaggcTCATCAACGTCGCCATCGTTGTCTTCATCACAATCTTCACaatcgtcatcttcacaGTCGTCTTCGGcctcttcgtcgtcttcgtctgCTTCTTCGGCATCTGATAGCAGTTCTTCTGGAAAGACTACTGCCTCTGCGAATAAGAATCATGGATCTAAGATCTCGGGAGGTGCGATTGCCGGCATTGTAATTGGAGTAGTGGCTGCTCTGGCTATTATTGGCGCTACTCTTGTATTCCTCAAGAAACGACGCTCGTCATATGACCATTATAGTCCATCGACGTCTCCCGACCGGTTTAAAGAGCCATTTGGAGTGCGACCACCAGATCTGCCGTTTGGCGGACCTCCTCCACGCTACGGAATGTCGTCGGACGAGGCACTAGCGGCTGGAGCCGGCCATCAAATCGACCAACGACTCAACCCCGTCATGCTCGGTGAGCGACGCATTTCCGTCGGCAGTCTGGCCGATGCCAGAGACTACAGCCGCAAAATCCTGCGAGTAGCTAACCCTGACGACGACGCCTAA
- the CHO1 gene encoding CDP-diacylglycerol-serine O-phosphatidyltransferase (Phosphatidylserine synthase; functions in phospholipid biosynthesis; catalyzes the reaction CDP-diaclyglycerol + L-serine = CMP + L-1-phosphatidylserine, transcriptionally repressed by myo-inositol and choline; GO_component: GO:0005783 - endoplasmic reticulum [Evidence IDA] [PMID 2002005]; GO_component: GO:0016021 - integral component of membrane [Evidence IEA]; GO_component: GO:0016021 - integral component of membrane [Evidence IDA] [PMID 6274497]; GO_component: GO:0043231 - intracellular membrane-bounded organelle [Evidence IEA]; GO_component: GO:0016020 - membrane [Evidence IEA,IEA]; GO_component: GO:0005741 - mitochondrial outer membrane [Evidence IEA,IEA]; GO_component: GO:0005741 - mitochondrial outer membrane [Evidence IDA] [PMID 3005242]; GO_component: GO:0005739 - mitochondrion [Evidence IEA]; GO_component: GO:0031090 - organelle membrane [Evidence IEA]; GO_function: GO:0003882 - CDP-diacylglycerol-serine O-phosphatidyltransferase activity [Evidence IEA]; GO_function: GO:0003882 - CDP-diacylglycerol-serine O-phosphatidyltransferase activity [Evidence IDA] [PMID 6088519]; GO_function: GO:0003882 - CDP-diacylglycerol-serine O-phosphatidyltransferase activity [Evidence IMP] [PMID 6988386]; GO_function: GO:0016780 - phosphotransferase activity, for other substituted phosphate groups [Evidence IEA]; GO_function: GO:0016740 - transferase activity [Evidence IEA]; GO_process: GO:0006629 - lipid metabolic process [Evidence IEA]; GO_process: GO:0006646 - phosphatidylethanolamine biosynthetic process [Evidence IEA]; GO_process: GO:0006659 - phosphatidylserine biosynthetic process [Evidence IDA] [PMID 6088519]; GO_process: GO:0006659 - phosphatidylserine biosynthetic process [Evidence IMP] [PMID 6988386]; GO_process: GO:0008654 - phospholipid biosynthetic process [Evidence IEA,IEA]), whose product MADFITLLNGYCGFNSIVSSIRYVMSDYTQTHYLLRAMAFVPLGLFFDFMDGRVARWRNKSSLMGQELDSLADLVSFGVAPAIIAFTIGFQTTVDTVLLTVFVLCGLTRLARFNVTVSHIPKDSKGKSKYFEGTPIPTTLALVTVMLFWYSRDMIHDNLPFSTAFPNTLIEFHPAILLFVLSGSAMISKSLKIPKI is encoded by the coding sequence ATGGCCGATTTCATCACTCTTCTCAATGGGTACTGTGGTTTCAACAGTATCGTGTCGTCAATTCGCTATGTGATGTCCGACTATACCCAGACCCATTACCTACTGCGAGCCATGGCGTTTGTTCCATTGggtcttttctttgattttatgGACGGCCGAGTGGCTCGTTGGAGAAACAAGAGCAGTCTGATGGGCCAGGAGCTCGATTCGCTGGCTGATCTGGTGTCGTTTGGCGTTGCTCCTGCCATTATTGCGTTCACCATTGGGTTCCAAACCACTGTCGACACCGTTCTGCTGACGGTATTTGTATTGTGCGGCCTGACTCGTCTGGCCCGGTTCAACGTCACGGTATCCCATATTCCCAAAGACAGCAAAGGCAAATCCAAGTACTTCGAGGGCACACCCATCCCCACGACCCTGGCGCTCGTGACGGTGATGCTGTTCTGGTACAGCCGCGACATGATCCACGACAACCTGCCCTTCAGCACCGCGTTCCCCAACACCCTCATCGAGTTCCACCCGGCCATCCTGCTCTTCGTGCTCAGCGGCAGCGCCATGATCTCCAAGAGCCTCAAGATCCCCAAAATCTAA